The following coding sequences lie in one Pseudarthrobacter phenanthrenivorans Sphe3 genomic window:
- a CDS encoding L-talarate/galactarate dehydratase, with protein MSPVDLIRHVKLSTARLPLTVPISDAKVFTGRQKPMTEVVFLFAEITTELGHTGVGFSYSKRAGGPAQYAHAKEVAEGIIGEDPNDIARIYTKLLWAGASVGRSGVATQALAAIDIALYDLKAKRAGLSLAKFLGSYRDSVQTYNTSGGFLNATLEEVKARATQSLEEGIGGIKIKVGLPDSKEDLRRVAGIREHIGWDVPLMVDANQQWDRATALRMGRQLEEFNLVWIEEPLDAYDFEGHAHLANVLDTPIATGEMLASVAEHKGLINANGCDIIQPDAPRVGGITQFLRLAALADERGLGLAPHFAMEIHLHLAAAYPREPWVEHFDWLDPLFNERLETKDGRMIVPDRPGLGVTLSDEARAWTTESVEFGA; from the coding sequence ATGAGCCCCGTTGACCTGATCCGGCACGTCAAGCTGTCCACCGCCCGCCTCCCCCTCACTGTTCCCATCAGCGATGCCAAGGTCTTCACCGGCAGGCAAAAACCCATGACCGAGGTGGTCTTCCTCTTCGCCGAGATCACCACCGAACTCGGGCACACCGGCGTCGGCTTCAGCTACTCCAAGAGGGCAGGCGGCCCGGCCCAGTACGCCCATGCCAAGGAAGTGGCGGAGGGCATCATCGGTGAAGACCCCAACGACATCGCCAGGATCTACACCAAACTCCTGTGGGCAGGCGCCTCGGTGGGCCGGTCCGGCGTCGCCACCCAGGCCCTCGCCGCCATCGACATAGCCCTTTACGACCTCAAAGCCAAGCGCGCCGGCCTGTCCCTGGCGAAGTTCCTCGGCTCGTACCGTGACTCCGTCCAGACGTACAACACCTCCGGCGGCTTCCTGAACGCCACCTTGGAAGAAGTGAAAGCGCGTGCAACCCAGTCCCTCGAAGAGGGCATCGGGGGCATCAAGATCAAGGTCGGGCTGCCGGACAGCAAGGAAGACCTCCGCCGCGTGGCCGGCATCCGCGAACACATCGGCTGGGACGTCCCGCTGATGGTGGACGCCAACCAGCAATGGGACCGTGCCACCGCCCTGCGCATGGGACGCCAGCTCGAGGAATTCAACCTTGTCTGGATCGAGGAACCGCTGGATGCCTACGACTTCGAAGGCCACGCCCACTTGGCGAACGTCCTGGATACGCCCATTGCCACCGGCGAAATGCTGGCCTCCGTGGCCGAACACAAGGGCCTCATCAACGCCAACGGTTGCGACATTATCCAGCCCGACGCACCCCGGGTGGGCGGCATCACCCAGTTCCTCCGCCTCGCTGCCCTGGCCGACGAGCGCGGACTGGGCCTCGCCCCGCACTTCGCCATGGAGATCCACCTGCACCTCGCCGCCGCATACCCGCGCGAACCCTGGGTGGAACACTTCGACTGGCTGGACCCGCTGTTCAACGAGCGCCTCGAAACCAAGGACGGACGGATGATCGTGCCGGACCGCCCCGGCCTCGGCGTCACTCTCAGCGACGAGGCACGCGCCTGGACCACCGAGTCCGTGGAATTCGGCGCGTAA
- a CDS encoding TetR/AcrR family transcriptional regulator yields the protein MPAVSAMQGRPSGDAGRQKRRAGRPSAAILDKGGITAAALDLIKRKGYDGLTMAGLAKELDVAPSALYNHVAAKRDVLLLVEDHLTSLVDVSGFGTTTWEEAVRSWAWSYRNVFAEHTPLIPVIAVLPVTDAPQTLAMYETVSKGFLDAGFPQERVISSIVALESFIFGSAYDVTAPEDIFDSGSMAESTPHFTAAVRSAAPPSAGGTPARPADAAFELGLEALIAGLGALRG from the coding sequence ATGCCGGCAGTATCAGCCATGCAGGGGCGCCCGTCCGGGGATGCCGGCCGGCAGAAGAGGCGGGCGGGCAGGCCCTCGGCCGCGATCCTGGACAAAGGGGGGATCACGGCCGCCGCCCTGGACCTCATCAAGCGCAAGGGCTACGACGGGCTCACCATGGCGGGCCTGGCCAAGGAACTGGACGTGGCGCCGTCGGCCCTCTACAACCACGTTGCCGCCAAACGGGACGTCCTGCTGCTGGTCGAGGACCACCTCACATCACTTGTGGATGTCTCGGGCTTCGGAACAACCACGTGGGAGGAGGCGGTGCGCAGCTGGGCCTGGAGCTACCGGAACGTTTTCGCCGAGCACACACCCTTGATTCCGGTGATCGCGGTCCTTCCCGTGACCGATGCGCCGCAGACACTGGCGATGTACGAGACCGTCAGCAAGGGCTTCCTCGACGCCGGCTTCCCCCAGGAGCGAGTGATCTCCTCGATTGTGGCGCTCGAGTCCTTCATTTTCGGCTCCGCGTACGACGTCACCGCCCCCGAGGACATCTTCGATTCGGGCTCCATGGCCGAATCGACCCCCCATTTCACAGCCGCAGTGCGGAGCGCCGCCCCGCCCTCCGCAGGGGGAACCCCTGCCCGGCCCGCGGACGCCGCCTTCGAACTCGGACTCGAGGCGCTGATTGCCGGCCTGGGCGCGTTGCGGGGCTGA
- a CDS encoding DUF5997 family protein, translated as MTSANSQSMKPATVAKKLGIYLPATPQEFQDSTITREEFAELQANPPEWLAELRRNGPHPRPVVAQKLNVSISGLARGGVEEALTTAEITALLQAPPQWLVTERATHAAVRAEAQRVKDEAAKKAAKKARA; from the coding sequence ATGACCTCTGCAAACTCCCAGTCCATGAAGCCGGCCACCGTTGCCAAGAAACTTGGCATCTACCTGCCCGCGACGCCGCAGGAGTTCCAGGATTCAACCATTACCCGCGAGGAATTCGCGGAGCTCCAGGCCAACCCGCCGGAATGGCTGGCCGAACTGCGCCGCAACGGCCCGCACCCGCGCCCGGTTGTGGCGCAAAAGCTAAACGTCTCCATCAGCGGCCTGGCCCGCGGCGGCGTTGAGGAGGCCCTGACGACGGCGGAAATCACCGCGTTGCTGCAGGCTCCCCCGCAGTGGCTGGTCACCGAGCGTGCCACCCATGCCGCCGTCCGCGCCGAGGCCCAGCGGGTCAAGGACGAGGCCGCCAAGAAAGCTGCCAAGAAGGCGCGCGCCTGA
- a CDS encoding flavin monoamine oxidase family protein: MLNLNRDVVVVGAGPSGLTAARELKKAGLTVAVLEARDRVGGRTWTDTVDGAMLEIGGQWVSPDQTVLLDLLQELNLQTYPRYREGQSMYIGRDGIPVRYAGGTFPVDPDTEAEMNKLVALLDGLAAEIGPTEPWAHPKARELDTISFHHWLRRHSGNEEACNNIGLFIAGGMLTKPAHAFSALQAVLMAASAGSFTHLTDEDFILDRRVVGGMQQVSLLLAQELGDDVVLDSPVRTINWEPDADGGHRVSVESDQATVNARFVIMAVPPNLYSRVSFNPPLPRRQHQMHQHQSLGLVIKVHAVYSRPFWRNSGLSGTCFGAGSLVQEVYDNTNFGDTRGTLVGFVSDEKADAVFELGAEERKRAILESIAGFLGAEALEPEVYYESDWGSEEWTRGAYASSYDLGGLHRYGKDQHAPVGPIYWSSSDLAAEGYQHVDGAIRMGRLTAARVCEAAKLPVPA, from the coding sequence ATGCTGAACCTGAACCGCGACGTTGTAGTCGTCGGAGCCGGACCATCGGGACTGACCGCCGCCCGTGAACTGAAGAAGGCCGGCCTCACCGTCGCCGTGCTCGAAGCCCGCGACCGCGTGGGCGGCCGCACCTGGACCGACACCGTGGACGGGGCCATGCTCGAAATAGGCGGCCAGTGGGTCTCGCCGGACCAGACCGTCCTCCTGGACCTCCTCCAGGAGCTGAACCTGCAAACCTACCCCCGCTACCGTGAGGGCCAGTCGATGTACATCGGCAGGGACGGCATCCCGGTCCGCTATGCAGGCGGCACCTTCCCCGTGGACCCGGACACCGAAGCGGAGATGAACAAGCTCGTCGCCTTGCTGGACGGCCTCGCGGCGGAGATCGGCCCCACCGAGCCCTGGGCCCACCCCAAGGCACGCGAACTGGACACCATCTCCTTCCACCACTGGCTGCGCAGGCACTCCGGAAACGAGGAAGCCTGCAACAACATCGGCCTCTTCATCGCGGGCGGCATGCTCACCAAACCCGCCCACGCCTTCTCCGCACTCCAGGCGGTGCTCATGGCCGCCTCCGCCGGTTCCTTCACCCACCTCACGGACGAGGACTTCATCCTCGACCGGCGCGTAGTGGGCGGCATGCAGCAGGTGTCGCTGCTGCTCGCGCAGGAGCTGGGGGACGACGTCGTGCTTGATTCCCCGGTGCGCACCATCAACTGGGAGCCGGACGCGGACGGCGGCCACCGCGTCAGCGTCGAATCGGACCAGGCGACGGTCAACGCCCGCTTTGTCATTATGGCGGTCCCGCCCAACCTCTACTCCCGCGTCTCATTCAACCCGCCGCTGCCCCGCCGGCAGCACCAGATGCACCAGCACCAGTCGCTCGGCCTCGTCATCAAGGTCCATGCCGTCTACAGCCGGCCTTTCTGGCGGAACTCCGGTCTCTCCGGCACCTGCTTCGGCGCCGGGTCCCTTGTCCAGGAGGTCTACGACAACACCAACTTCGGTGACACCAGGGGCACCCTGGTGGGCTTCGTATCCGATGAAAAGGCCGACGCCGTCTTCGAGTTGGGTGCCGAAGAACGCAAGCGCGCCATCCTGGAATCCATCGCCGGGTTCCTGGGCGCCGAGGCACTCGAGCCCGAGGTGTACTACGAGTCCGACTGGGGCTCGGAGGAATGGACCCGCGGCGCCTACGCCTCGAGTTACGACCTGGGCGGCCTCCACCGCTACGGCAAGGACCAGCACGCCCCCGTTGGCCCCATCTACTGGTCCTCCTCGGACCTCGCTGCCGAGGGCTACCAGCACGTGGACGGGGCCATCCGGATGGGACGCCTTACGGCTGCCAGGGTCTGCGAAGCCGCGAAGCTGCCGGTTCCCGCGTAG
- a CDS encoding pyridoxamine 5'-phosphate oxidase family protein, which yields MTDTESISKVTDIINDSRIGMLTTINEEGALVSRPLAVQDVKDDGDMWFFTGLGTSQVAHVRADPRVNVSFGKNTEWVSVAGTAEVVTDREKIREMWNQAVEAWFPDGPDTPEVCLLRIDSDSAEYWTSPGGTAATVFQWVKSKVTNSRMSVGESGTVEL from the coding sequence ATGACTGACACCGAGAGCATCAGCAAGGTTACGGACATCATCAACGATTCACGGATCGGGATGCTGACCACGATCAACGAGGAAGGCGCCCTTGTCAGCCGCCCGCTGGCCGTTCAGGACGTGAAGGACGACGGCGACATGTGGTTTTTCACCGGGCTCGGCACCTCGCAGGTGGCCCATGTCCGGGCTGACCCGCGCGTGAACGTTTCCTTTGGCAAGAACACCGAATGGGTGTCCGTGGCCGGCACGGCCGAGGTGGTCACGGACCGGGAGAAGATCCGTGAAATGTGGAACCAGGCTGTTGAGGCGTGGTTCCCGGACGGGCCGGACACTCCCGAAGTGTGCCTGCTCCGCATCGACTCGGACTCCGCGGAGTACTGGACCAGCCCCGGCGGTACCGCCGCGACGGTCTTCCAGTGGGTCAAGTCCAAGGTCACCAACAGCCGCATGAGCGTTGGCGAAAGCGGAACGGTAGAGCTGTAA
- a CDS encoding VOC family protein — MRIKMCSIHVKDPAAAHRFYTETLGFDTLMAMPEYNLFIIKDPGADANSVGLLLEPSDNPIGATYMNAVHDAGLPAIVFGVPDVRAEYERLMKAGVSFKSGPTEDPSGISAVFDDGCGNYVQLHQD; from the coding sequence ATGCGAATCAAAATGTGCAGCATCCACGTCAAGGACCCGGCCGCCGCCCACCGGTTCTACACCGAGACGCTGGGCTTCGACACCCTGATGGCCATGCCGGAGTACAACCTGTTCATCATCAAGGACCCGGGTGCGGACGCGAATTCAGTGGGCCTGCTGCTGGAACCCAGTGACAATCCAATTGGCGCCACCTACATGAACGCCGTGCACGACGCCGGGCTTCCCGCCATTGTCTTCGGCGTTCCGGACGTGCGGGCCGAGTACGAGCGGCTGATGAAGGCGGGAGTCAGCTTCAAAAGCGGACCGACCGAGGACCCTTCCGGGATCAGCGCGGTGTTCGATGACGGCTGCGGGAACTACGTCCAACTGCACCAGGACTGA
- a CDS encoding molybdopterin oxidoreductase family protein translates to MARIDRIAEPWGTRTPYAGGTSWPVRVDTHLAEGVEPESVDRWVQTASILHSNGDAMDIAVKDDRIVGVRGRASDRVNHGRLGPKDLYGWQANASADRLTRPLIRENGRLVETDWDTAMDKVVAQSKALLAEQGASAIGFYTTGQLFAEEYYTLGAVAHGGIGTNHVDGNTRLCTATAAEALKESFGCDGQPGSYTDVDHADVIALYGHNVAETQTVLWSRMLDRLAGPNPPRIICVDPRLTPVARAATVHLAPRPGTNVALMNGLLHEIVTNGWVDRDYIQAHTVGFQELEKEVRKYPPALVAEICGVPAEKIREAAAILGAAERLLSTVLQGFYQSNQATAAAVQVNNVNIIRGMLGKPGCGILQMNGQPTAENTRECGADGDLPGFRNWSNDDHVQDLARVWNIDPMSIPHYSPPTHVMQMMRYVEEGSIRMLWVSGTNPAVSLPELTRVRSILKQDRLFLVVQDIFLSETAQLADVVLPAATWGEKTGTFTNVDRTVHLSEKAVDPPGEARPDLDIFIDYAHRMGLKDKDGQPLVKWHDAESAFEAWKECSRGRPCDYTGITYDKLRGGSGIQWPCNDANPDGAERIYADGKFWAHPEYCETYGRDLITGAPVEPSEYKALNPEGRAVIKAAEYVPPHELPSRQYPLQLITGRTLFHFHTRTKTARAPELQAAAPEVWVEMSAHDAGTHGIAEGDVAEVETPRGSVRAQVRIGGIREGVLFLPFHYGYWDTGAGHEPEGNGRAANELTITDWDAASKQPIFKTAAARVRRVGGGDGPAPAPTNTASAPAVELPVGARTKGIQSALASEDIRTTAGEGQQ, encoded by the coding sequence ATGGCTCGGATAGACCGGATCGCCGAACCCTGGGGGACCAGGACGCCGTATGCAGGCGGCACAAGTTGGCCCGTCAGGGTGGACACGCACCTTGCGGAAGGGGTGGAACCGGAGTCGGTGGACCGCTGGGTACAGACCGCCTCGATCCTCCATTCCAACGGTGACGCCATGGACATTGCGGTCAAGGACGACCGGATTGTTGGTGTTCGGGGACGTGCTTCGGACCGGGTGAACCACGGACGCCTCGGACCCAAAGACCTCTACGGCTGGCAGGCGAACGCTTCCGCGGACAGACTCACCAGGCCCCTCATCCGGGAGAACGGCCGGCTCGTGGAAACCGACTGGGACACGGCCATGGACAAGGTGGTGGCGCAGTCCAAAGCACTCCTTGCCGAGCAGGGTGCCAGTGCCATCGGCTTCTACACCACCGGGCAGCTTTTTGCGGAGGAGTACTACACCCTGGGCGCCGTAGCCCACGGCGGGATTGGCACCAACCACGTGGATGGAAACACCCGCCTGTGCACGGCCACCGCGGCGGAAGCCCTCAAGGAATCCTTCGGCTGTGATGGCCAGCCCGGGTCCTACACGGACGTGGACCACGCGGACGTGATCGCCCTGTACGGCCACAATGTCGCCGAAACCCAGACCGTCCTGTGGAGCCGCATGCTGGACCGGCTGGCCGGCCCAAATCCGCCCAGGATTATCTGCGTTGACCCGCGTCTCACACCTGTTGCCCGGGCCGCCACCGTCCACCTGGCGCCGCGGCCAGGTACCAACGTGGCCCTGATGAACGGGCTCCTGCACGAAATTGTCACCAACGGGTGGGTTGACCGGGACTACATCCAGGCCCATACCGTGGGATTCCAGGAACTGGAGAAGGAAGTCAGGAAGTACCCGCCCGCGCTCGTGGCTGAAATTTGCGGAGTGCCGGCGGAGAAGATCCGGGAAGCCGCAGCGATCCTCGGCGCTGCAGAACGGCTGCTCTCCACTGTCCTGCAGGGCTTCTACCAGTCCAACCAGGCAACGGCTGCGGCGGTGCAGGTCAACAACGTCAATATCATCCGAGGGATGCTGGGGAAACCGGGCTGCGGGATCCTGCAGATGAACGGCCAGCCCACGGCGGAGAACACCCGCGAGTGCGGTGCAGACGGTGATCTGCCCGGCTTCCGCAACTGGTCCAACGATGACCATGTCCAGGACCTGGCCCGCGTCTGGAATATCGACCCCATGAGCATCCCGCACTACTCCCCGCCCACGCACGTCATGCAGATGATGAGGTACGTGGAGGAGGGCTCCATCCGCATGCTGTGGGTCAGCGGAACAAATCCGGCGGTTTCGCTGCCCGAGCTCACCCGCGTCCGCTCCATCCTTAAACAGGACCGGCTCTTCCTGGTGGTGCAGGATATTTTCCTCTCCGAGACCGCGCAATTGGCCGACGTCGTCCTGCCCGCCGCCACCTGGGGGGAGAAGACCGGGACGTTCACCAACGTGGACCGCACCGTGCACCTGTCCGAGAAGGCCGTGGACCCGCCGGGGGAGGCCCGTCCCGACCTGGACATCTTTATTGATTACGCGCACCGGATGGGCCTGAAGGACAAGGATGGCCAGCCGCTGGTCAAATGGCATGACGCCGAGTCCGCCTTTGAGGCATGGAAGGAGTGCAGCCGAGGCCGGCCCTGCGACTACACGGGCATAACCTATGACAAGCTCCGCGGCGGGTCCGGCATCCAGTGGCCGTGCAATGACGCGAACCCGGACGGTGCCGAGCGCATCTACGCGGACGGGAAGTTCTGGGCACACCCCGAGTACTGCGAAACCTACGGCCGCGACCTCATCACCGGTGCTCCCGTGGAGCCGTCGGAATACAAGGCGCTCAACCCGGAGGGACGCGCCGTCATCAAGGCCGCCGAGTACGTCCCGCCGCACGAGCTCCCCAGCCGGCAGTACCCGCTCCAGCTCATCACCGGCCGCACGCTGTTCCACTTCCACACCCGCACCAAGACGGCCCGGGCCCCGGAGCTGCAGGCAGCCGCACCCGAGGTGTGGGTGGAGATGTCAGCCCACGACGCCGGCACGCACGGGATTGCGGAAGGAGACGTTGCCGAGGTGGAGACACCCCGCGGTTCCGTCAGGGCACAGGTGCGGATCGGCGGGATCCGCGAGGGTGTCCTCTTCCTCCCCTTTCACTACGGCTACTGGGATACCGGGGCGGGACATGAGCCCGAGGGGAACGGCCGTGCCGCTAATGAACTGACCATTACGGATTGGGACGCCGCTTCCAAACAGCCCATCTTCAAAACCGCCGCTGCCCGTGTCCGAAGGGTTGGCGGAGGGGATGGCCCGGCTCCGGCACCGACCAACACAGCGTCCGCACCCGCCGTCGAACTTCCTGTGGGGGCCAGGACCAAGGGAATCCAATCCGCCCTGGCCTCTGAAGACATCCGCACTACCGCAGGGGAGGGACAGCAGTGA
- a CDS encoding DUF6919 domain-containing protein produces MDPLEVPTRDQFGRLLEDRGVWRQATTLAAAGELTARWLEGRSGFQPGTLAATYDAETAPIAARLAVLNRTGLFTKESQPGLRSAGLAQREYVTGFCVADTAAELLALSARTELVTVAHAPGESSNAAIPVTVDGGEVVTVLGSSENPVTEEQIRDWADETNESLALLLADSWYVEVLDPVWGRDDVLLPAVLGALTGW; encoded by the coding sequence ATGGATCCCCTCGAAGTGCCAACCCGAGACCAGTTCGGCCGACTGCTGGAAGACCGGGGTGTGTGGCGGCAGGCAACCACCTTGGCCGCGGCGGGTGAGCTGACTGCCCGCTGGCTTGAGGGGCGCAGCGGGTTCCAGCCGGGCACCCTCGCTGCAACGTACGACGCCGAGACCGCGCCTATCGCCGCCAGGCTCGCTGTGTTGAACCGGACCGGACTTTTTACGAAGGAGTCCCAGCCTGGGCTGCGGTCCGCCGGCCTCGCCCAGCGCGAGTACGTCACCGGCTTTTGCGTTGCCGACACCGCGGCCGAACTTCTGGCCCTCTCTGCCCGGACGGAACTGGTGACGGTGGCCCATGCGCCGGGCGAGTCCAGCAACGCCGCCATCCCGGTGACCGTGGACGGCGGCGAAGTGGTGACTGTCCTGGGTTCCAGCGAGAACCCCGTAACGGAAGAGCAGATCCGGGACTGGGCCGATGAAACCAACGAATCGCTGGCACTGCTGCTGGCCGACTCCTGGTATGTGGAAGTCCTGGACCCGGTCTGGGGCCGGGACGACGTGCTGCTGCCCGCCGTCCTGGGCGCCCTGACCGGCTGGTAG
- a CDS encoding FadR/GntR family transcriptional regulator, whose protein sequence is MSRNLTADLAADLRNRIVDGVIQPGEKLPSENTLISDFGVSRTVVRAALTRLQAEGLVETERGRGSFALTPPSDGPRPAPGARPVATTEDRLHLLEFRMGVEAEAAALAARNHTERHLRAVTSALEEFTASAGHPAHAMKADFEFHRAVAAASGNPYYSDCLAALGQTMIAMPRTRLMTGVEHYARDHFDQVVQEHRSISEAIADGDEAAAAAAMRSHLANSRRRFKASARP, encoded by the coding sequence ATGAGCCGGAACCTGACCGCGGACCTCGCCGCCGACCTTCGCAACCGCATCGTCGACGGCGTTATCCAGCCTGGTGAGAAGCTCCCCAGCGAAAACACCCTCATCAGCGATTTCGGCGTGAGCCGGACCGTTGTCCGCGCCGCGTTGACCCGGCTCCAGGCCGAAGGGCTCGTGGAGACTGAACGCGGGCGCGGCAGCTTCGCCCTCACGCCGCCGTCGGACGGGCCCCGGCCAGCACCCGGGGCCCGTCCCGTGGCCACCACGGAAGACCGCCTGCACCTGCTGGAATTCCGGATGGGCGTGGAAGCCGAGGCCGCAGCGCTGGCTGCACGCAACCACACCGAGCGCCACTTGCGGGCTGTAACGTCGGCGCTGGAAGAGTTCACGGCCAGTGCCGGACACCCCGCGCACGCCATGAAGGCGGATTTCGAGTTCCATCGTGCCGTGGCGGCTGCCTCCGGCAACCCCTACTACTCCGACTGCCTGGCCGCCCTGGGCCAAACGATGATCGCGATGCCGCGCACCCGGCTGATGACCGGCGTCGAACATTACGCCCGGGACCACTTCGACCAGGTGGTCCAGGAGCACCGTTCCATCTCCGAGGCCATTGCCGACGGCGACGAAGCTGCCGCGGCGGCTGCCATGCGCAGCCACTTGGCCAACTCACGACGCCGGTTCAAGGCTTCCGCGCGGCCATAG